The window CAGCCCACGCTGCCCAGCAGTGATCTGTGCCCGGCACTTGGTGGCCCAGGGCCGGCGGAGGTCAGCGAAGCACCGAGCACGGAGGAGGCACTGCACCACTCACGCAGCTCTGTCTGCACCATTCAGAGACCAGGACACCGTGCAGGACGTGGGGTCTTCCTTTCCACACTACTGGAGAGCAAAGCAGCAGGTGCCGCAAGGAGGACATAGAAGCGTGCAGTAAGAGAACAGTGGTAAATTAGCCAGTTTTCATTTTCAGTGAAACGTCACAGTGCACAAAATGCTGTCCTTGAAACTGATAAATGTGGTAATATATATTTGCTTCAAATTCTCTTTTAGAGTCTGATGTAGAATTCGATAAATAACAAACCCTCGCATTCTAAAATTTGACATGGTGAAAATAACTATTAAATCTCACCAATACTCCAAATGCCTGGAGACAACTTAAGCAGTAAATCTAAAAATATTCCCACACAGAAAGCAAGATATAAGTGAGATAAGAATTTTAATTAACTTCTGACAGGGATCAGATTTATATTTTAgccaaaaaaatacattttggaaTAGCAATAGGCATAATGGTTACTACCATCCATTCGTTTGCCCACCTAATGTTTACCGAGTCCTTACAGCATGGAACCATGTAACGTGCGACAGCCCAGCAGGTAGGCGCTACTGAGCACTTCACAGATAAACGTGCCGGAGGCCAAGAAGGACTAAGTAACGCATACGGAGTCCAAAGCTGGAAAATTATGTACATAAAGACACAAAAGAGGCATTCACACCCAATTCTGCTATTCCACAATGATCCCCTGGTATTTTGCTTTTCCTCATTATCCCATAAATAAGCCAATACTTTTAATAAATCACAGTTTTTCATATTCCACAGATCATGGATATAACAAAGTagttttttattcaattttatatttcaaactAGAAGACACGATTCAATGCCCTGTTAATGAAATAACTATGGCCTCATGCTGCTTGCGGGGATCCTGCACTGAGGGAGGTGAGGCCCTGGGACAGTGGGCATATCACACAGCTAGGGGTCTGCCCTGTCTGCCGCATGCAGCCACGGGACGTGAGAGGTCCAGCTGCTGCTGTGAACCCCGGCAGCCTCAGCTGGCGCACATCACATAGCCATCGTAAAGATGAAAAAGCATCTGTGCATAGCATCATCTGCATCCCAGGATTACTGTGAGAATCACATGACACGACATATGTGAAAGGGCCTACCACAGGCACACAAGGCATCAGGCTACTGAAATGATACTTTTCAGaatcaatttatttctttaacttgAAAGTtccaaaataaaatccagaaaaagagagggagggaaaaaaagacagaagtacCCAAATGGAAGGACCGTGGTCACCTCCGGGAACTGTGTTTGTGTGTTACCTCCTGAAACAGCCTGGCCCAAGCCAGGTGAAGCCACAGAGCGCACGGGCAGCCCGCGGGCACTGGTGTGAGGGCTGCCACCCAGCGCGAGGCCCTCACCAGCTGAATCTCAGCCTGTTATGTGGCAGGTGCTCAGGAGACACTTGGGAAGAGTTTTCAGTTTGGAAAGAGATGAGTAGTAAACAGAGAACACAATTCATCTCGGAAGAAAGCAACACACTTAATTCAGCAAAACACTACAGTTCTGATGATTGAAACCATATTAGAAATTTCACCTCCTACCATGCAGTGAGTCAGTGTGCTCTGTGAGGCTATAGCCTCATTTCCAAGCCTCTgcatctgaattgatgcacaagCCTTGTGCATATTAATGGTCTAACATAGAAAAGGAACACTAAAATAACCTAGAGCAGATTATAGTCAACAAGTCAAGATTTCACCAAGTCAGGACTCCCCAAGTCAGCCCCTGTCAGGGCAGGTTACTGATGTCTGATAACTAGATTATAAGGCTTGTCTCTTTTTCTAGACCAGGTGCTCATTTGGGGCAAAAAGAATGTCGCTGAATTAAGGTTGTCTTTCTTGTGCTGTAAAAGTACAGCACAATGCACAGCGAAAGCACAGCACAAAAAGTAGTCAAAACTTAAAATTCTGTACTGTAATTTAAATAAAAGCCAATACATGGACCTAAAGATAATCTCAGAAAAACTAAAGGAACAAGGGTACTCTGTGGTTATTCCCATTTACTTTCCTGAATTCCGACAGCTCCCAGAGGCTGCTGCCTTACGACTGCAGGACTGGGAGATCTAGAGAGAGAGTGCTGAGACGACGTCACTTTTTTTGCTGACCCCACACAAGACTTGAGTGATAAGctttagaaaatgattttctCTTCTTGGTTTCTCTGGGTCAGAGGTTCTCCCAGTGTAGCACCAGTAGCATCACCTGAGGACTGgctaaaaatgtacattttcagGCCCCATCCCATGCCCACTCTATTGTCTACTTAGGGGCTGGGGGGTTCTGACGGTTTGGCTAAGAGATCCCGCAAGTCGGTTCCTAAAGTGGTTTGCTGTGGACCTGCCCAAAACCACAAACCACtaaaacagaaggaaatcaaCATGACCAACACCTTTTATCAGTGTCAAGCTCTACACTAAGCATCGTCACATGGAGATTTAAATGAAGTAACAACCACTCTGCACTGCTTCTAGAATATTAGGCTCACTTTATAAACGTGAAACCTGAAGTTCAAAAGTATTAGAAATTATTAGACAAACATGCCTTAAAATTTCTATCCCAAGTAAATTTGGGGAAATGGAGTGTATTTTTGCTGTACATATATACTTCCCAAACACAGACAGTTAAATGAAATACAAGTACCTGCCACATTTCGACCTTCCTTTTCACTTTCTCCTTCTCTACAAACTCATCTATGTTTGCCAGGGCTTTGGCTGCCAGGATTCTCCTTGCCTCCACACTCATTTCAGGCTGCAACGCGGCATGCGCAGCCATGGCAGGGGCATTTCTGCTCTCTTGTTTTTCTTGTCCGGCACAGCCTTTTGCCGTGGGAGTCAGGCCGCAAGCCAGGGGGAGGCAGCAGGTGCCCCGGTCCTCCGCGGTGGGCTCTGGGCCCAGCCCACCATGGGCACCACGTTGAGGGCACTCCACTTGCGGACAGTGGGCTGGCTCCTTATGGACGCCCACAAGGTCAGGTGCGAGCGGAGCACCAGGGCTGTAAAGACCCAAACACCCCGAGGAAAAGGTTCTACTGCGCTGCACTTCCCGTGGAACACTCCCCCTGCTGAGAAGGGGGGATCCGCCACCACCTTTGAGTCCTTCCAAGTCCCCCCACTTGGTCTGATTCCAGAAAGAAAATGTATCGTACACCAGggtttctttctttaattccAGCTGTGGAGACTTTGGAACGTAGCAGTGGCTTACAGCCTGCTGCTGCCTGAGGTTAGGGCAAAGCCAGACTTGGGCAGGCACAGTCCAGGGCACCTCCCCTTGCTCCAGGAGCAGCTCAGCCCTCTTTAAATCAGAGTCACTGGAGCTGAGCCGCCTTTCCAATCCCATCAGCGGCTGAAGGCACTCAACATCCCGCCGCTTCCAAAGGGGGTCCGGCTCACGCTCACTGGGGAGAACGGCATCGTGATTGTCAAAGGCTGAGGCCCCGGTGGCGGGTGTGAAGGGGTCTGAAGCACTGCTGTCCCGCCTTGCCAACTCCGGATCCAGGCGCACCGCGCCCATCTCAGAAACCGCCTTCTCAATTTCCGCAGAGAGGTCAGGTCCTCTTAAGGGTCCCTCCTTTGCCACAGGCCTGTTCTCAGCTAAGTCCagcagcagtttgcaaactaggtGAATAATTTTGGGTACATGTTTCAGAAGTCGTGCTTCATAACCGTGAAGCAGATGATGCTGGCGGATTAGAAACTGAGCTAAGGTGACGGCATGTGCTTTGGGATCACAGCAAGAAAAGATATTGCGGAGAGGAATCAGAAACTGTGTAAATTCTCTTACACACAGTAGCTGTCCTCTAGTTTGTATGGAATTGGGTCGCTTGGCCCGAACAAATAAAATTGCTTGGTCAGCAGTCATCCTCgttgcaaataccaaataacATGCTATTAAAACTCCTAAAcagtgagaaagagggaagataGGGGTTAGAAAGGCTTATGTTTTTACTATCACCCTTTGATATGATCTGATTGTCTTAATAAACCATATTTTAAAGACCAATTACAATTATACTTGTGTAACTTTTTGTAGAAGTCTTCATCACTCACTCCCTCATGTGTAAAGGTCACCTCCATGCGTGTCCACCCTGCGCCCCTCCATGCCCCAAGTGGGAACGTCTGGAGAGCAGGGACTGCTGTGGCCACCCCTGGGCCTGTGGCCTGGCGGAGGAACTGGTCCTGCCCAGAAAGGGAGTGCACGGGAGAGGACGGGAAGACTGAGTGAACTGTTACCCGTCCTCAATACTCTGTATGCACAGCCCCACCTGCACAGAAGCAAATCCTGCTTCTATTTTCCACTCTGCACAGCTCCAGACATTTCCTACCTGATCTgccactcactcactcacactGTGCTGGGAGCACTGCACCCCGGCCACCTCTGCCACTGACGGCTTGTTTCCCCCAACGCTCTCCTCCCCAGGGCTCTGCGTGTCTTTGGGATGCTCCCTATTCATAGCCTACTTTTCTTCTGGACCATTCTCCTTCCAGATTTGTGTCTATGTTATTTATTCAGCGTTTTCTTCTGGATCCTGATAAAATTCCATTTCTCCAAAAGCTCTTAATATTAAGAAAGTCAGCCTTAGCAGCATAAACATTATGCACAACAGTATGCGTTTATATGTGGTCTTTTAATGAGTatcaaattaaaatgaatgattaAAATGCAGTAGTTAatcaattatttcaaatataatagCAAACTAAAAGGCAAATCAAAAGGCATCTGTGTGAATTCACCAAGTCCCTGAATATCCTGTTAGATATGAAAAGTCAGAACCTGTGAAAACGGATGTCCTGGGGCACGCAGGAGCATGCGAGGTGTCTGCACCGTGACAGCACGGCAGACTGTTAGGCAAGTACGGAGTATCTGAGGAACTATCATGTGGACGGAGGAGGAACTGTCTTCTTTTGTAACCCCCAGAGCAGCCAGGTTTGGGCTCCACATGAGTGCCAACTATCTGAATCAGAACTGAGTCCCATCGCTGGAGACGCAGGGAAGGTGGGGGATAGAACGGCAGGTGTGCTGCTGACAGGAGCGGAGCATCAGATGTCTGGGTGGACAGGTGACAATAAACAGTTCAACCCTCAGACCTTTATCTTTGCCCTGACACCAGCTAATGAGATTCTGCTGCATTTTTAAGTAAAATCACTGGGTTTTATATAGAATTCTAGCCACAGGCAGACTTTCCTTCACAATAAAATCCTTACACCTCTAAAAGTAGAAAGCACATatgctttggagtcagacaggcatggatttaaatcatggcCCTGCCACTTACTAAATGTAGCACATCACCCAACCTCTCCTGAACTTCAGATTCTTTCACTCACTTTGTAGCTCAAGAtttaaagatggaaaatgcctAGAGCACAGTAGGTGGTGCAGTGCTTGCTGTCCTCGTATTATTTCAATTAAGGTGAATTACATGTCTTTAAGGCATTACTTATTAAAATGGGGTATTGatctttttcctttaaagaagaaaattagagtCATCATTTTGCTAGCTTTAGAAACCTACCTGTTTACTAAATACAAGTTTTCAGCttttaagtctttaaaaaataGTCTCTTAAACATATAGTTGTTGTAGCTATCTatttaagatatttcaaatatctttatttcttccttttgactCCAAAGCTTTGGTAGgaatctgaaaaatatttatcctCAGAATCAGGAAATATTATTCtcaatatgtttaaatatatctACAAGACGGTAACAGCACTCCTACAGTTTACCTGTCCGGCCCAGCCCTGCGTGGCAGTGGATAGCCACTCTTCCTTCCTGCAGGGCAAAAGTCATCACCTTCACCATGTCTAAGATAGTGGTGAGAGATGCCACACCATAATCCTTCCACCCGAAATTGTAGAAATAAActgaggaatgaaaaaaaaaa of the Tamandua tetradactyla isolate mTamTet1 chromosome 2, mTamTet1.pri, whole genome shotgun sequence genome contains:
- the PTPDC1 gene encoding protein tyrosine phosphatase domain-containing protein 1 isoform X1, producing the protein MQDSPRRLSAVGLLSAFLQGRRHSASDPLLRPEARRRSSAARVLSSSSLQVVVAVANVRRAEGDPAFPGSKRNSGRPTPKYTKVGERLRHVIPGHMACSVACGGRACKYENPARWGEQEQAVRGLYSSWVTDHILAMARPSTELMQKYHIIEQFQSCAIKTVINLQRPGEHASCGSPLEPESGFTYLPEALMEAGIYFYNFGWKDYGVASLTTILDMVKVMTFALQEGRVAIHCHAGLGRTGVLIACYLVFATRMTADQAILFVRAKRPNSIQTRGQLLCVREFTQFLIPLRNIFSCCDPKAHAVTLAQFLIRQHHLLHGYEARLLKHVPKIIHLVCKLLLDLAENRPVAKEGPLRGPDLSAEIEKAVSEMGAVRLDPELARRDSSASDPFTPATGASAFDNHDAVLPSEREPDPLWKRRDVECLQPLMGLERRLSSSDSDLKRAELLLEQGEVPWTVPAQVWLCPNLRQQQAVSHCYVPKSPQLELKKETLVYDTFSFWNQTKWGDLEGLKGGGGSPLLSRGSVPREVQRSRTFSSGCLGLYSPGAPLAPDLVGVHKEPAHCPQVECPQRGAHGGLGPEPTAEDRGTCCLPLACGLTPTAKGCAGQEKQESRNAPAMAAHAALQPEMSVEARRILAAKALANIDEFVEKEKVKRKVEMWQKELNSRDGAWERICDERDPFILCSLMWSWVDQLKEPVIRREDLAVLLGRRAEAPDSLLLLDKGQHQTILCILHCMVDLQAIPLDIEDAFLAHAIKAFTRVNFDSENGPIVYNTLKKIFKHTLEEKRKLTKDSPKPDFGSS
- the PTPDC1 gene encoding protein tyrosine phosphatase domain-containing protein 1 isoform X3 encodes the protein MACSVACGGRACKYENPARWGEQEQAVRGLYSSWVTDHILAMARPSTELMQKYHIIEQFQSCAIKTVINLQRPGEHASCGSPLEPESGFTYLPEALMEAGIYFYNFGWKDYGVASLTTILDMVKVMTFALQEGRVAIHCHAGLGRTGVLIACYLVFATRMTADQAILFVRAKRPNSIQTRGQLLCVREFTQFLIPLRNIFSCCDPKAHAVTLAQFLIRQHHLLHGYEARLLKHVPKIIHLVCKLLLDLAENRPVAKEGPLRGPDLSAEIEKAVSEMGAVRLDPELARRDSSASDPFTPATGASAFDNHDAVLPSEREPDPLWKRRDVECLQPLMGLERRLSSSDSDLKRAELLLEQGEVPWTVPAQVWLCPNLRQQQAVSHCYVPKSPQLELKKETLVYDTFSFWNQTKWGDLEGLKGGGGSPLLSRGSVPREVQRSRTFSSGCLGLYSPGAPLAPDLVGVHKEPAHCPQVECPQRGAHGGLGPEPTAEDRGTCCLPLACGLTPTAKGCAGQEKQESRNAPAMAAHAALQPEMSVEARRILAAKALANIDEFVEKEKVKRKVEMWQKELNSRDGAWERICDERDPFILCSLMWSWVDQLKEPVIRREDLAVLLGRRAEAPDSLLLLDKGQHQTILCILHCMVDLQAIPLDIEDAFLAHAIKAFTRVNFDSENGPIVYNTLKKIFKHTLEEKRKLTKDSPKPDFGSS
- the PTPDC1 gene encoding protein tyrosine phosphatase domain-containing protein 1 isoform X2 encodes the protein MATGVLPQHELPSSTLVNSSGCAAGMRGNSGRPTPKYTKVGERLRHVIPGHMACSVACGGRACKYENPARWGEQEQAVRGLYSSWVTDHILAMARPSTELMQKYHIIEQFQSCAIKTVINLQRPGEHASCGSPLEPESGFTYLPEALMEAGIYFYNFGWKDYGVASLTTILDMVKVMTFALQEGRVAIHCHAGLGRTGVLIACYLVFATRMTADQAILFVRAKRPNSIQTRGQLLCVREFTQFLIPLRNIFSCCDPKAHAVTLAQFLIRQHHLLHGYEARLLKHVPKIIHLVCKLLLDLAENRPVAKEGPLRGPDLSAEIEKAVSEMGAVRLDPELARRDSSASDPFTPATGASAFDNHDAVLPSEREPDPLWKRRDVECLQPLMGLERRLSSSDSDLKRAELLLEQGEVPWTVPAQVWLCPNLRQQQAVSHCYVPKSPQLELKKETLVYDTFSFWNQTKWGDLEGLKGGGGSPLLSRGSVPREVQRSRTFSSGCLGLYSPGAPLAPDLVGVHKEPAHCPQVECPQRGAHGGLGPEPTAEDRGTCCLPLACGLTPTAKGCAGQEKQESRNAPAMAAHAALQPEMSVEARRILAAKALANIDEFVEKEKVKRKVEMWQKELNSRDGAWERICDERDPFILCSLMWSWVDQLKEPVIRREDLAVLLGRRAEAPDSLLLLDKGQHQTILCILHCMVDLQAIPLDIEDAFLAHAIKAFTRVNFDSENGPIVYNTLKKIFKHTLEEKRKLTKDSPKPDFGSS